The genomic window AACTCATCAAGCAGGCCGTCGAGTTCCTGCTCCAGCAGCTTGAAGCAGGCAAGAGCGAGACCTTGACCGCGTATCTGGCGGCGATGGCCCGCTTCCACAATTACTCGTTCGGCAACATTCTCGCCATTGCGCGGCAGCGCCCGACCGCAACCCGCGTTGCGGGCATCCGTACGTGGAACGAGTTGGGCCGGTTTGTGAAGCGCGGCGAGAAGGGCATCCAGATTCTCGCCCCAATCATCGGCCACCGGCGCAGGAAGAATGCAGCCAACGAGGAGCAGGATGCAGACAGCCAGGCGAAGCCCGCGCCCGTGCTGATTGGCTTCCGCGCGGTTTACGTCTTCGATGTCTCACAGACCGAAGGCATGGACCTGCCGGAGTTCGAGCACAACATCGGCGGCGAAGTCGGCGCACACCGCGACCGGCTGATTGCTTTCCTCAACGCGCAGGGCATCAAGCTGGAGTTCAACGAGAAGATCGCCCCGGCGCTTGGCGTCAGCTACGGCGGACGTATCGCGTTACTGCCCGGCCAGTCGAAGGCCGAGGAGTTCACCACGCTGGTACACGAAACGGCGCACGAGCTTTTGCACAAGACCGAGCGGCGCACCATGACGACCGCGACCGTGCGCGAGACCGAAGCCGAGGCCGTGGCCTTCATCGTCGGCCAGGCCGTCGGCCTTGAGATGGGCACCGCCAGCAGCGACTACATCCAGATGTACGCGGGCAACGCGG from Pseudacidobacterium ailaaui includes these protein-coding regions:
- a CDS encoding ArdC family protein, whose amino-acid sequence is MTYASNSTANTAPHSNNAALRGESPYQQRTTERENPAQQLIKQAVEFLLQQLEAGKSETLTAYLAAMARFHNYSFGNILAIARQRPTATRVAGIRTWNELGRFVKRGEKGIQILAPIIGHRRRKNAANEEQDADSQAKPAPVLIGFRAVYVFDVSQTEGMDLPEFEHNIGGEVGAHRDRLIAFLNAQGIKLEFNEKIAPALGVSYGGRIALLPGQSKAEEFTTLVHETAHELLHKTERRTMTTATVRETEAEAVAFIVGQAVGLEMGTASSDYIQMYAGNAALLTESLEVIQRTSAVILGAILSEDAASERNSLAEVA